Proteins from one Pseudoalteromonas rubra genomic window:
- a CDS encoding GGDEF domain-containing protein: MEFDTTLTRSAHYLKQALPIMIRYRIPLTPLNYSIFYCYVVGSQPELNVELDQIIARYQGCPPHLARELFDKYLSQHDLALFHEISHSFQGAIDQVQNGICETLESSQDFSAFLSECHYGLHNLKKRGAEQDPSAYDEVLEYVSRLTREAVAMQQNALGFQNKLEVAYDEIKLLKEALFASQREANTDKLTGLLNRGKFDEDIVSFCTHPLSKQKVLIFVDIDHFKRFNDDFGHQKGDDILRKVAEKLSHHAQGRGDAYRYGGEEFCLTLSISSVSEAVSFANMVRHDIRKLSVKDKKTGEPIRQITASFGIALHKEGAPWQSLIELADRALYLAKSHGRDRVEVAG; the protein is encoded by the coding sequence ATGGAATTTGATACAACACTAACTCGCTCCGCGCACTATCTGAAGCAGGCGCTTCCTATTATGATCCGCTATCGGATCCCGCTGACACCACTGAATTATTCAATTTTCTATTGCTATGTTGTGGGCTCACAACCAGAGCTGAATGTGGAGTTGGATCAGATTATTGCCCGTTATCAGGGTTGTCCGCCTCATCTTGCCAGAGAGTTATTTGATAAGTACCTGTCTCAGCATGATTTGGCCTTGTTCCATGAAATTTCTCATTCTTTTCAGGGCGCGATAGATCAGGTCCAGAATGGTATCTGTGAAACCCTGGAATCTTCCCAGGACTTCTCTGCGTTTCTTTCCGAGTGTCACTATGGTCTGCACAACCTTAAAAAACGCGGTGCGGAACAAGACCCGAGTGCTTATGATGAAGTATTGGAATATGTGTCCAGGTTGACCCGCGAAGCAGTTGCAATGCAACAGAATGCGCTGGGCTTTCAGAATAAACTGGAAGTGGCTTACGATGAAATTAAGCTACTTAAAGAGGCGCTGTTTGCGTCTCAACGAGAGGCCAACACAGATAAGCTGACGGGATTGTTGAACCGGGGCAAGTTCGATGAAGATATTGTCAGTTTCTGCACACACCCGCTGAGTAAGCAAAAGGTGTTGATATTTGTTGATATTGACCACTTCAAACGATTTAACGACGATTTTGGCCACCAAAAAGGCGATGACATTCTGCGCAAGGTGGCAGAAAAGCTGTCACACCATGCACAAGGTCGTGGCGATGCTTACCGCTATGGTGGCGAAGAGTTTTGCCTTACTTTATCAATCAGTAGTGTTAGCGAAGCGGTTAGCTTTGCCAATATGGTTCGTCATGACATTCGAAAGCTGTCGGTGAAGGATAAAAAAACTGGTGAACCTATTCGGCAGATCACGGCGAGCTTTGGTATTGCACTACACAAAGAAGGTGCACCCTGGCAAAGCCTGATTGAACTGGCAGACAGGGCGCTCTATCTGGCCAAATCACACGGACGAGATCGGGTCGAAGTCGCCGGCTAA
- a CDS encoding DUF2145 domain-containing protein, with protein MKWIQGLCMAAALSASTHTFAGSQNSGETRFEPNQIAQFAKQVERYAANQGAHVFVIGRVGRRLDDLPKGIEFTHVALAVYSELTTSEGEKRQGYAIHNLYQLSDDPGTSQLIIDYPTDFFWSVHDLKAAIAIPSRALQQKLLDAIAQGVPAKVHNPSYSVVANPFNNQKQNCTEHTLNVINAALYNTTDMAQLKVNTQAYFKPQALNVSRFKLALGSLFNDGVDSSDHQGKIKTTTFTSIVRYLNNNQLLAHSTVLTPDGPVDLKYPL; from the coding sequence ATGAAGTGGATACAAGGACTGTGCATGGCCGCTGCACTAAGTGCCAGCACACACACTTTTGCAGGCAGCCAAAATAGTGGCGAGACCCGCTTTGAACCAAATCAGATTGCTCAGTTTGCCAAACAGGTTGAGCGTTATGCTGCAAATCAGGGTGCACACGTATTTGTTATCGGTCGGGTTGGTCGTCGTCTGGATGACCTCCCTAAGGGCATAGAATTTACCCATGTCGCGCTGGCGGTGTATTCTGAACTCACAACCTCTGAAGGCGAGAAGAGACAAGGTTATGCCATCCATAACTTGTATCAGCTGAGTGACGACCCGGGCACTAGCCAGCTGATAATAGATTATCCTACGGACTTTTTCTGGTCAGTACATGATCTCAAAGCGGCCATTGCGATACCCAGCCGGGCATTGCAACAAAAGCTGCTGGATGCCATTGCTCAGGGCGTGCCAGCCAAAGTCCATAACCCCAGCTATTCAGTGGTGGCTAATCCTTTTAATAATCAGAAGCAAAATTGCACCGAGCATACGCTGAATGTGATCAATGCTGCATTATATAACACCACGGACATGGCACAGCTCAAAGTGAATACGCAGGCCTATTTTAAGCCGCAAGCACTCAATGTAAGTCGCTTTAAACTGGCACTTGGCTCACTCTTTAATGATGGTGTCGACAGCAGTGATCACCAAGGTAAGATCAAAACCACCACCTTTACCTCTATCGTCCGATATCTGAATAACAATCAGTTGCTGGCGCACAGTACGGTACTGACGCCAGATGGTCCGGTTGATTTGAAATACCCACTTTAG
- a CDS encoding response regulator — protein sequence MSRAQNGRQAEAALSENTFDILLLDWILPDCEANELLERLETLAVLPAKVVIYTAHTEQSIATKVNYPILYKPLLKKDLISIFVKDTPSQTAAKNNPEQSDEAEEPACAAGEFRVLLVEDNEINRIVATKLLDRFNLEVEIAENGQQAIEAIKACDGAFDLVLMDIQMPVMDGMEATRILRETYDKERLTIIALTANVMQSEVDKYLSIGMNAHLGKPFKTDELDKVLEKYIFKRECLASKAE from the coding sequence GTGTCGCGTGCGCAAAACGGACGGCAAGCTGAGGCTGCGTTATCAGAGAATACTTTTGACATACTACTACTTGATTGGATATTGCCCGATTGTGAAGCCAATGAGTTGTTAGAGAGACTAGAAACCTTAGCGGTGTTACCTGCAAAAGTTGTCATTTACACGGCGCACACAGAGCAAAGTATTGCGACAAAAGTGAACTACCCGATACTCTATAAGCCACTACTAAAAAAAGACCTGATCAGCATTTTTGTTAAAGATACGCCCAGCCAAACTGCTGCAAAGAATAACCCAGAACAATCAGACGAGGCAGAAGAACCTGCCTGTGCAGCAGGTGAGTTTCGGGTGCTACTCGTTGAAGACAATGAGATTAATCGCATTGTGGCGACCAAGTTATTAGATCGTTTTAACTTAGAGGTTGAGATTGCAGAAAACGGTCAACAGGCGATTGAGGCAATCAAGGCGTGCGATGGCGCATTTGACCTTGTCTTAATGGATATTCAAATGCCTGTGATGGATGGTATGGAAGCTACCCGTATCCTTCGTGAAACCTATGATAAAGAGCGACTGACTATCATCGCATTGACTGCTAACGTCATGCAAAGCGAGGTAGATAAATATCTGAGCATAGGCATGAATGCGCACCTCGGAAAGCCGTTTAAAACGGATGAGCTGGATAAGGTGCTGGAAAAGTACATTTTTAAGCGAGAGTGTTTAGCTAGTAAAGCTGAGTAG
- a CDS encoding hybrid sensor histidine kinase/response regulator: MKYLIEGAILGLIWWVGAQAITQYHQLQDTQVAMALKARLNRATTELSLETLSAMDSNIYHFDRHAQKQLEFESAYNELLTRDLLSDEMSLAVTHFHDAVDTYMQLASMLKTSYRYIAKQELEKEAYSAQAQLAVSKSAALVSNLQVTNSHTVVEVVREQLMRSMASLEQFEQESRSFRVMRLHIDFILENALPASNLLVPIQNSTLSTAILKKTQHLSEQVDTVYWQMTRSILFLLALVSLLIIIVLLRLMSDLKRANAQANQAAETKSLFLSNMSHEIRTPMNGIMGLTDILLATELTSVQRNYLEKVRFSANALTTIIYDILDFSKIESKKLNIEQTSFQFEELIDNLRSLITPIANTKGVKLIFDIDPLLSDWYLGDPVRINQIMLNFTSNAAKFTESGSITLAVHREAKTESSDWVEISVSDTGIGIEQDKVEQLFERFTQAEASTTRRYGGTGLGLTICKLLTELMEGNIAVVSEVGQGSTFSVRLPLETVSKASLTEQEISTASIAGKILIVEDDPIYMEVSDNIAS, encoded by the coding sequence ATGAAATACCTTATTGAAGGAGCAATACTTGGATTGATTTGGTGGGTTGGCGCGCAAGCCATCACGCAATATCATCAGCTACAAGATACTCAGGTTGCTATGGCGCTGAAAGCGCGACTTAACAGGGCGACAACAGAATTATCGCTCGAAACCTTATCTGCAATGGATAGCAATATTTATCACTTTGACAGGCATGCACAAAAGCAGCTGGAATTCGAAAGTGCATACAATGAACTGCTCACCCGGGACTTGTTGAGCGACGAAATGAGCCTCGCTGTCACGCACTTTCATGATGCTGTTGACACATACATGCAGCTGGCTTCAATGCTCAAAACGTCCTACCGTTACATTGCAAAGCAGGAGCTGGAAAAAGAGGCTTACTCAGCGCAAGCCCAGTTAGCCGTCAGTAAAAGCGCTGCCCTGGTGTCTAATTTGCAGGTAACCAATTCACATACTGTTGTTGAAGTGGTGCGTGAGCAGCTAATGCGCTCCATGGCATCACTCGAACAGTTTGAACAAGAAAGCCGTAGTTTCAGGGTAATGCGTTTACACATAGATTTTATACTCGAGAATGCATTGCCCGCTTCAAATCTGCTGGTACCGATACAAAACAGTACGCTATCAACGGCCATTTTGAAAAAAACGCAGCACCTTAGCGAACAGGTCGACACTGTTTACTGGCAGATGACAAGGTCGATCCTCTTCCTGCTTGCGCTGGTATCTCTTCTTATTATTATCGTGTTGCTGCGGTTGATGAGCGATCTGAAGCGAGCCAATGCGCAGGCGAATCAGGCTGCCGAAACCAAGTCTTTGTTTTTATCCAATATGTCACATGAGATAAGAACGCCCATGAATGGGATCATGGGTCTGACTGATATCCTGCTGGCTACAGAGCTCACCTCAGTACAAAGAAATTACCTTGAGAAAGTGCGCTTTTCGGCAAATGCATTGACGACCATCATCTACGATATTCTCGACTTTTCAAAAATTGAATCTAAGAAGCTTAATATCGAACAAACGTCTTTTCAGTTTGAGGAGTTGATCGATAACTTGAGATCTCTGATCACGCCCATTGCCAATACCAAAGGGGTCAAGCTTATTTTCGATATTGACCCTTTGCTCAGTGACTGGTACCTCGGCGATCCCGTTCGGATCAATCAGATTATGCTAAATTTCACGTCTAATGCAGCGAAGTTCACGGAATCCGGTTCGATTACGCTTGCTGTGCATCGGGAGGCTAAAACCGAGTCGAGTGACTGGGTGGAGATTTCAGTGAGCGATACGGGGATAGGGATAGAGCAGGATAAAGTTGAGCAGCTGTTCGAGCGTTTCACACAGGCTGAAGCATCTACAACTCGTCGCTACGGTGGTACCGGACTGGGACTGACAATTTGTAAATTACTGACAGAGCTAATGGAGGGTAATATCGCGGTGGTTAGTGAAGTCGGGCAGGGTTCTACGTTTAGCGTTCGTTTACCTCTGGAAACTGTCAGTAAGGCATCATTAACTGAGCAGGAAATTTCGACTGCCAGTATTGCAGGCAAAATATTAATTGTAGAAGATGACCCAATTTACATGGAGGTCAGTGATAACATTGCCTCGTAA
- a CDS encoding GNAT family N-acetyltransferase, with amino-acid sequence MITIKKLRPADIEAVKSIQLASEQVRFAGTAQEFLDEICETTHLHVIYYQDTLVGYFKLDLAYAEKFAYCPTGALGIRAFVIGQQYQGKGLGSAAMVAVLGYLVEHYPQFRWIYLGVNCQNPGAYACYKKAGLTECEDKYVGGPAGPQHIMYSEIK; translated from the coding sequence ATGATCACAATTAAAAAGCTGAGACCTGCCGACATTGAAGCGGTTAAATCCATTCAGCTGGCCTCCGAGCAGGTTCGTTTTGCTGGCACGGCGCAAGAGTTTCTCGATGAGATCTGTGAGACCACACATCTCCATGTTATTTATTATCAGGACACTTTGGTTGGCTACTTTAAGCTGGATCTGGCGTATGCAGAAAAGTTTGCTTATTGCCCGACCGGCGCGCTTGGGATACGTGCGTTTGTGATTGGTCAGCAGTATCAGGGGAAAGGGCTGGGCAGTGCGGCAATGGTGGCTGTGTTAGGTTACCTGGTAGAACATTATCCACAATTTCGTTGGATATATCTGGGTGTTAACTGTCAAAATCCGGGGGCATATGCTTGTTATAAGAAAGCCGGGCTAACTGAATGTGAAGACAAATATGTGGGTGGTCCTGCTGGCCCTCAGCACATAATGTACAGTGAAATTAAGTGA
- a CDS encoding LysE family translocator, with protein sequence MIDITLLPLFFTTIFFLVISPGPDLLLLSSYSATKGFRAGAFIALGILLAGLVQTALVAFGLGQVMQTMPLVALIVKLIGAAYLAYLGVKMLLHWYKHRRITPSGTETAPTESGLNGVELIKRGCFNNLLNPKALLFFSLFLPQFTTAEHGLTAQLVVLGLMLSLFAFGINLLFAAAFSNLAKTIATRAKGIKRWVVHLDGVLGTLFIALSARLALSK encoded by the coding sequence ATGATCGATATTACTCTGTTACCTCTGTTTTTTACTACTATTTTCTTTTTGGTTATCAGCCCGGGCCCGGACCTGTTGCTGTTATCCAGTTACTCCGCTACAAAGGGGTTCCGTGCCGGTGCCTTTATCGCACTGGGTATTTTACTGGCAGGTTTGGTACAGACGGCGTTAGTGGCCTTTGGCCTTGGTCAGGTGATGCAGACAATGCCGCTGGTTGCACTCATTGTCAAACTCATTGGTGCGGCCTATCTGGCCTACCTGGGCGTCAAGATGCTTCTTCACTGGTACAAACACCGTCGCATTACCCCCTCAGGAACCGAAACCGCTCCCACTGAGAGTGGTTTAAACGGTGTCGAGCTGATCAAGCGAGGATGTTTTAACAACTTACTTAACCCCAAAGCACTGTTGTTTTTTAGCTTGTTCTTACCTCAATTCACCACAGCAGAGCATGGCCTGACCGCGCAGTTAGTTGTACTTGGGCTGATGTTAAGTCTGTTTGCGTTTGGCATTAATCTGTTGTTCGCTGCTGCTTTCAGTAATCTGGCGAAAACTATCGCAACAAGAGCCAAAGGGATAAAGCGCTGGGTTGTGCATCTCGACGGTGTACTGGGGACCTTGTTTATTGCGTTATCAGCGCGCCTGGCACTGAGCAAGTGA
- a CDS encoding helix-turn-helix domain-containing protein gives MSQIPMITSTLKQLLKQHKLTYKEVANALDMSEANVKRVFASEQFSLQRLEQICDLMQLSLADLFALGEQKQSLISQLTQAQEQELMEIPKLFLVAVCVRDGWQFEDIISHYQIDDLECIRLLARLDSLNMIQLLPNNRYKSLVAQDFRWIPGGPLERFIEQQVLTRFLQGDFNREDSFRFYLRGSYSDATISLVRRRLELLTKEVAQLNQQDARLPLDKRQSVGLFLAMRPWQLGLFNDLRREEAK, from the coding sequence TTGAGCCAAATACCAATGATAACCTCAACGCTCAAACAGCTGTTGAAACAACATAAGCTGACCTATAAGGAGGTCGCTAACGCACTGGATATGAGCGAGGCCAATGTTAAGCGGGTCTTTGCCAGTGAACAGTTTAGTTTGCAGCGTCTTGAGCAGATCTGTGATCTGATGCAGTTGTCTTTGGCAGATCTGTTTGCGTTGGGAGAGCAAAAGCAGTCTCTGATCAGCCAGCTTACCCAGGCTCAGGAGCAGGAGTTGATGGAGATTCCGAAACTGTTTTTGGTGGCTGTGTGCGTGCGTGATGGTTGGCAATTTGAAGACATTATCTCTCACTATCAAATTGATGATCTGGAGTGCATTCGTTTACTGGCACGATTAGATAGCCTGAACATGATCCAGTTGCTCCCCAATAATCGCTATAAATCTCTGGTAGCGCAAGACTTTCGCTGGATCCCCGGAGGCCCGCTCGAGCGCTTTATCGAACAGCAGGTACTGACCAGGTTTTTACAGGGCGACTTCAACCGAGAAGACAGCTTTCGATTTTATTTACGCGGTAGTTATAGCGATGCGACTATCAGTCTGGTGAGACGCAGACTGGAGCTGTTGACTAAAGAGGTTGCTCAGCTGAATCAGCAAGATGCTCGCCTGCCTTTGGATAAACGTCAGAGTGTGGGGTTGTTTTTAGCAATGCGGCCATGGCAGTTAGGTTTGTTTAATGATCTCAGGCGCGAAGAGGCGAAATAG
- a CDS encoding M14 family metallopeptidase, with amino-acid sequence MSMRFHSQVLSIALAGTLTISSQATAQIKLTSTELQGLDYQKALINGQLDASIPTPESILGFPVGQKAATPAQITNALKLWQQVSDKMQIVEYARSHAGRPLHYVVISSPEYLKNTDRIKSDIGKLANPKNLSKSEEKRIINRLPAVAWLAYTIHGNEGSGSDAGLAAIYQLIASQEKDIQDMLEKSVIIVDPLMNPDGRARFTQELQQRRGVAPNVDTQSTLHTDAWRAGRSNHYLFDLNRDFILGVHPETRGIVKSINEWNPQLMIDAHEMGPMDSYLFGLAREPVNKNLSASGRKWGGIFAQDQAQAFDDQNWPYYTGEWLENLYPGYSSYAAFRGTIHILYEQARIKEDGVMQPNGRIVSYAEGVDKQLVSSLVNVKTLIKHSKDIYRDFVSDKRKLISKNSPYADRTFAILPSENHQRMAKFVDLMQLQGFEMHQTTQPIAVKNATNQLGDSVSQMLPTGTLIIRNRQAQGRLVSTMLEFDTKIDDSVLIEERQRVLRDGSSLMYDATAWNITMMHGVEALAIPSDINDNIRPYSAPEKRPAIIKKANSIGYVVNGTNDASVGFAARLMERGVTTRILDKETALDGVNMSRGTIVVSRYDNEFFAGDLDAVIEKTAQEMSVTAHAVTGGMGKGDLPDFGGEHFKVLNQPKIAILGGPGISSLDFGAIWHSIDSNLGIRHSHIDSNRFNITDLRRYNTFIVPTTWYNRLGQNELSAIKAWTKNGGTLIAIDGSVAPFVDKDAQFSRVRQIQHTFKDIATYDVALQKEWLAQKNGYPEVSLAWQHNAAESVNYPWNSETKTPSEKQLKKQDDWLAQFKPAGALVAARTDQKHWLTFGAPKVIPVLTAQNPVLMAKEDVQAPVRFGAYQEMEDKEWKKRVESAADKPLNRTINWSTLPEKQTLTLRMSGLLWPEASKRIANSAYLTRERLGRGQVILFSGQPAFRGSTLATNRLLLNAIVYGSGLGTNQPIKKI; translated from the coding sequence ATGTCAATGCGATTTCACTCTCAAGTATTGTCCATTGCACTTGCAGGTACGCTGACCATCAGTAGTCAAGCAACCGCGCAAATAAAACTGACATCCACTGAATTACAAGGCCTTGATTACCAAAAAGCGCTAATTAATGGCCAACTAGACGCCAGTATTCCCACCCCAGAGAGTATTCTAGGCTTTCCTGTTGGCCAAAAAGCGGCAACACCAGCACAAATCACCAACGCACTAAAACTGTGGCAACAAGTCAGTGATAAAATGCAAATTGTAGAATATGCGCGCTCTCACGCAGGCAGACCCTTACACTATGTGGTTATTTCATCTCCGGAATACCTAAAAAACACCGACCGGATCAAGTCGGATATCGGCAAGTTAGCAAACCCAAAAAACCTCTCAAAGAGTGAAGAAAAGCGCATTATAAACAGACTGCCAGCCGTCGCCTGGCTTGCCTATACCATTCATGGCAATGAAGGGTCGGGCAGTGATGCGGGACTGGCGGCAATCTACCAATTAATAGCATCACAAGAAAAAGACATTCAAGATATGCTTGAAAAAAGCGTTATCATTGTCGACCCTCTTATGAACCCTGACGGTCGTGCGCGCTTTACACAGGAGCTTCAGCAGCGTCGAGGGGTTGCCCCCAATGTAGACACCCAATCGACGTTACACACCGACGCATGGAGAGCTGGCCGCAGTAACCATTACTTGTTTGACTTAAACCGTGACTTTATTTTGGGCGTTCACCCTGAAACGCGCGGTATTGTTAAATCAATCAATGAGTGGAATCCGCAATTAATGATTGATGCGCACGAAATGGGCCCAATGGACTCTTATTTATTTGGTTTGGCGCGAGAGCCTGTAAACAAAAACTTGTCCGCATCAGGCAGGAAATGGGGGGGGATTTTTGCGCAGGATCAGGCTCAAGCTTTTGATGATCAAAACTGGCCATACTACACAGGTGAATGGTTAGAAAACCTTTACCCGGGTTATTCAAGTTATGCCGCGTTCCGGGGCACTATTCACATTCTGTACGAACAAGCGCGCATCAAAGAAGATGGTGTCATGCAGCCGAATGGCCGTATTGTGAGTTATGCTGAAGGAGTTGATAAACAGCTTGTCAGTAGCCTGGTTAATGTAAAAACACTCATTAAGCACTCAAAAGATATCTATCGTGACTTTGTGAGCGACAAACGTAAGCTCATTTCAAAAAACAGCCCATATGCTGATAGAACTTTTGCCATTTTACCGTCTGAGAACCATCAGCGTATGGCCAAGTTTGTTGATTTAATGCAGTTGCAAGGCTTTGAGATGCATCAAACTACGCAACCTATTGCTGTTAAAAATGCCACTAATCAACTTGGAGATTCCGTCTCACAAATGCTCCCCACAGGTACGTTAATCATTCGCAATCGCCAAGCTCAGGGGCGGCTTGTCTCCACTATGCTGGAATTTGATACCAAGATAGACGACAGTGTACTTATTGAAGAGCGTCAACGCGTACTGCGTGATGGTTCCAGCTTAATGTATGATGCCACTGCATGGAACATCACCATGATGCACGGTGTTGAAGCCCTGGCCATTCCAAGCGATATCAATGATAACATTCGCCCTTACTCTGCACCTGAAAAACGTCCGGCAATAATTAAAAAAGCGAATTCCATTGGCTATGTGGTCAATGGCACTAATGATGCTTCGGTAGGATTTGCCGCTCGCTTAATGGAACGAGGGGTGACAACACGTATCCTTGACAAAGAAACGGCCCTGGATGGGGTAAATATGAGTCGAGGCACCATTGTAGTCTCACGCTACGACAATGAATTCTTTGCCGGCGATTTAGATGCAGTAATTGAGAAAACAGCACAGGAAATGTCTGTCACTGCACATGCGGTAACAGGTGGTATGGGTAAAGGCGACTTGCCTGATTTTGGTGGTGAGCACTTTAAGGTACTGAATCAACCAAAAATCGCCATTCTTGGCGGCCCCGGCATCAGCTCATTAGATTTTGGTGCAATTTGGCATAGCATCGACAGTAATCTGGGGATCCGTCATTCTCATATAGACTCAAATCGCTTTAATATCACAGACCTGCGACGCTACAACACGTTCATCGTGCCAACGACCTGGTACAACCGATTGGGTCAAAATGAACTGTCAGCAATAAAAGCATGGACAAAAAACGGTGGCACACTCATTGCCATAGATGGCTCTGTAGCTCCGTTTGTAGATAAAGATGCTCAATTCAGCCGGGTAAGGCAAATTCAGCATACCTTCAAAGACATAGCCACATATGATGTTGCCTTACAAAAAGAGTGGTTAGCACAAAAAAACGGTTATCCTGAGGTGAGCCTGGCCTGGCAACACAATGCTGCTGAGTCAGTCAACTACCCCTGGAACAGCGAAACAAAAACACCAAGCGAGAAGCAACTGAAAAAACAAGATGACTGGCTCGCACAATTTAAGCCAGCAGGCGCTCTGGTTGCCGCTCGTACCGACCAAAAACATTGGTTAACTTTTGGTGCCCCTAAAGTGATCCCGGTTCTGACTGCCCAAAACCCGGTTTTGATGGCCAAAGAAGACGTGCAGGCGCCGGTTAGGTTTGGTGCATACCAGGAAATGGAAGACAAAGAATGGAAAAAACGCGTGGAAAGTGCAGCAGATAAACCGCTTAACCGCACAATAAACTGGTCAACGTTACCTGAAAAACAAACTCTGACGCTGCGTATGAGTGGCCTGTTATGGCCAGAAGCAAGCAAACGAATCGCGAATTCAGCTTACTTAACACGAGAGCGCCTGGGTAGAGGACAGGTTATATTGTTCTCAGGCCAGCCTGCATTTAGAGGCTCGACACTCGCAACTAACCGTTTACTACTAAATGCAATCGTATACGGTTCTGGTCTAGGTACAAATCAACCAATTAAAAAGATTTGA
- a CDS encoding cytochrome-c peroxidase: protein MGIKYVVAVFSALAMVFLTLALQFYFIKDNRHHQPVINNSADLVTYSSQWVDAAIQPLPRLEHYDVGWVQLGKALFKSPLLSADNTTSCASCHDLYNGGDDGFPVSVGVNQQLGSRNAPSVINAVFNFRQFWDGRSPDLTSQLPLPIHNPLEMASNWPQVIGKLNQQPHFVNSFEALSEDGITPENITKTIVAFQMSLVSENTPIDAYLLGNEKALTAQQQRGYRKFVELGCVTCHQGRNIGGNIYQKMGRLDRMPKALLNDAGRYQITRNEQDKFVFKVPSLRNVAHTGPYFHNGSVVQLSDAIRIMASGQLGLELSEEDVSDLEAVLHAFSGELPRSLKE, encoded by the coding sequence ATGGGTATCAAGTATGTGGTGGCAGTATTTAGCGCGCTGGCAATGGTATTTTTAACGCTTGCGTTGCAGTTTTATTTTATCAAAGACAATCGCCATCATCAGCCTGTTATTAATAACAGCGCAGACTTAGTCACTTATTCCAGCCAATGGGTAGATGCCGCCATTCAACCCTTGCCGCGTCTGGAACACTATGATGTTGGCTGGGTGCAGCTTGGCAAAGCTCTGTTTAAAAGCCCATTGCTTTCGGCGGACAACACAACGTCCTGTGCTTCTTGTCATGACCTCTATAATGGCGGCGATGACGGTTTTCCCGTTTCTGTTGGTGTAAATCAGCAGCTGGGGAGTCGCAATGCCCCGAGTGTAATTAATGCGGTCTTTAACTTCAGGCAATTCTGGGATGGGCGCAGTCCCGATCTTACCAGTCAGTTGCCGTTACCCATTCATAACCCGTTAGAGATGGCCAGCAACTGGCCGCAAGTGATAGGCAAACTCAATCAACAGCCGCACTTTGTTAACAGCTTCGAAGCCTTGTCCGAAGACGGGATCACGCCTGAAAATATCACCAAGACCATAGTCGCCTTTCAGATGTCACTGGTATCCGAAAATACGCCCATTGACGCTTACCTGTTAGGTAATGAAAAGGCGTTAACTGCGCAACAGCAGCGCGGATATCGAAAGTTTGTTGAACTGGGCTGTGTGACCTGCCATCAGGGGCGTAATATCGGAGGCAATATTTACCAGAAAATGGGTCGCCTGGATCGTATGCCCAAAGCATTACTCAATGACGCCGGGCGGTATCAGATAACCCGTAACGAGCAAGACAAGTTTGTCTTTAAAGTGCCCAGTTTGCGGAACGTTGCACATACAGGACCGTATTTTCACAATGGTTCTGTGGTGCAATTGTCGGATGCGATCCGGATAATGGCGAGCGGGCAGCTAGGGTTAGAACTCAGTGAGGAGGATGTCTCTGATCTAGAAGCAGTGCTACATGCCTTTTCAGGCGAACTGCCGAGGTCATTGAAAGAATGA
- a CDS encoding DUF2237 family protein, which translates to MAKNVLGGALQSCCTNPLTGFLRDGFCNTNHMDVGTHVICATVTEAFLAFTQSRGNDLTTPHPEYHFPGLKPGDGWCLCALRWKEAYEAGVAPPVNLEATHENALEFISLEVLKAHQQ; encoded by the coding sequence ATGGCTAAAAATGTATTAGGTGGAGCGCTGCAGTCTTGCTGCACAAATCCGTTGACCGGTTTTTTAAGGGATGGATTTTGCAATACCAATCATATGGACGTTGGTACTCACGTAATTTGCGCCACAGTCACAGAGGCTTTTTTGGCCTTTACCCAATCCAGAGGCAACGATTTAACCACGCCACATCCGGAATATCATTTCCCGGGCTTAAAACCAGGCGATGGGTGGTGTTTATGCGCGCTAAGGTGGAAAGAAGCCTATGAAGCCGGGGTTGCTCCTCCTGTCAATCTCGAAGCAACGCACGAAAATGCGTTGGAGTTCATCTCATTAGAGGTCCTCAAAGCACATCAACAATAA